One Halalkalicoccus sp. NIPERK01 genomic region harbors:
- a CDS encoding 50S ribosomal protein L10, which yields MSTTQTERKTENLPEWKREEVDELVEMLDSYASVGVVNIAGIPSRQLQNMRRDLHGSAELRVSRNTLLVRALEDVNDGLEELTGHVTGQVGVIGTNDNPFGLYKQLEESKTPAPIGAGEVAPNDIVIPEGDTGVDPGPFVGELQQVGAAARIQDGSIHVTEDSQVLSEGEEVSQDLANVLSELGIEPKEVGLDLRSVYSEGILFDPEDLAIDVDEYRADIEAAAAGARNLSINAVYPTTQTAPALLSKATGEAKSLGLFAAIESPDLADDLVSKADAQVRALAARIDDEEALPEELRGVEAPEPAEEETDAEADEEEQADEDEADAEPEDDDDDDDAGGEGLGAMFG from the coding sequence ATGAGCACCACACAGACCGAACGCAAAACGGAGAACCTCCCCGAGTGGAAGCGCGAAGAGGTCGACGAACTCGTCGAGATGCTCGACTCGTACGCGAGCGTCGGCGTCGTCAACATCGCCGGCATCCCGAGCAGACAGCTCCAGAACATGCGCCGTGACCTCCACGGCAGCGCGGAGCTGCGCGTCAGTCGAAACACGCTGCTGGTCCGCGCGCTCGAGGACGTCAACGACGGCCTCGAGGAGCTGACGGGACACGTCACGGGACAGGTCGGCGTCATCGGGACGAACGACAACCCGTTCGGGCTGTACAAACAGCTCGAGGAGTCGAAGACGCCCGCACCGATCGGTGCCGGCGAGGTCGCGCCGAACGACATCGTCATCCCCGAGGGCGATACCGGCGTGGACCCCGGCCCGTTCGTCGGCGAACTCCAGCAGGTCGGCGCCGCCGCCCGGATTCAGGACGGCTCGATCCACGTCACCGAGGACTCGCAGGTCCTCTCGGAGGGCGAGGAGGTCTCGCAGGACCTCGCGAACGTCCTCTCGGAGCTCGGCATCGAGCCCAAGGAGGTCGGACTCGACCTTCGATCCGTCTACAGCGAGGGCATCCTCTTCGATCCCGAGGACCTCGCGATCGACGTCGACGAGTACCGCGCGGACATCGAGGCCGCCGCCGCCGGCGCGCGGAACCTCTCGATCAACGCCGTCTACCCGACGACCCAGACGGCACCCGCGCTGCTCTCGAAGGCGACGGGCGAGGCGAAGAGCCTCGGCCTGTTCGCCGCCATCGAGAGCCCCGACCTCGCCGACGACCTCGTGAGCAAGGCCGACGCGCAGGTGCGCGCACTTGCCGCACGGATCGACGACGAGGAGGCCCTTCCCGAGGAGCTTCGCGGCGTCGAAGCGCCCGAGCCCGCGGAGGAAGAGACCGACGCGGAAGCGGACGAGGAAGAACAGGCTGACGAAGACGAGGCCGACGCCGAACCCGAGGACGACGACGATGACGACGACGCGGGCGGCGAAGGTCTCGGAGCGATGTTCGGATAA
- the rpl12p gene encoding 50S ribosomal protein P1 has translation MEYVYAALILNETGEEINEDNLTSVLEAAGTDVEESRVKALVAALEDVDIDEAVEQAAAVPAAGGAAGGAAGGEGDEADEGGEAEEEAEAEEEEDDEDDDAGGEGLGQLFG, from the coding sequence ATGGAATACGTTTACGCAGCACTCATCCTGAACGAGACCGGCGAAGAGATCAACGAAGACAACCTGACCAGCGTCCTCGAGGCCGCTGGTACCGACGTCGAGGAGTCCCGAGTGAAGGCGCTCGTCGCCGCCCTCGAGGACGTCGACATCGACGAGGCCGTCGAGCAGGCCGCCGCCGTTCCCGCCGCGGGCGGGGCGGCCGGTGGCGCCGCGGGCGGCGAGGGCGACGAGGCCGACGAAGGCGGCGAGGCCGAGGAAGAGGCCGAAGCCGAGGAAGAAGAGGACGACGAGGACGACGACGCGGGCGGCGAGGGCCTCGGCCAGCTGTTCGGCTAG
- a CDS encoding HVO_2753 family zinc finger protein → MSQSQQKQARKCVSCGINISGTNAARFACPECGTRIYRCAKCRKQSNLYECPDCGFTGP, encoded by the coding sequence ATGAGTCAGTCCCAACAGAAGCAGGCGCGAAAGTGCGTCTCGTGTGGGATCAACATCTCGGGGACCAACGCCGCCCGGTTCGCGTGTCCCGAGTGTGGAACCCGGATCTACCGCTGTGCGAAATGTCGCAAGCAGAGCAACCTCTACGAGTGTCCCGATTGCGGTTTCACGGGGCCCTGA
- a CDS encoding elongation factor 1-beta: protein MGKVAAKLKVMPQSPEIDLDELQDRLEGSLPEGAKINGFERDDVAFGLVALLPTVIVPDDAGGTEAVEERFSEVEGVESVEVENVGRI, encoded by the coding sequence ATGGGCAAGGTCGCCGCGAAACTCAAGGTGATGCCCCAGAGCCCCGAGATCGACCTCGACGAGCTTCAGGACCGCCTCGAGGGGTCGCTCCCCGAGGGCGCGAAGATCAACGGGTTCGAGCGTGACGACGTCGCCTTCGGCCTCGTGGCGCTGCTCCCGACCGTGATCGTCCCCGACGACGCAGGAGGGACGGAGGCCGTCGAGGAGCGCTTCTCGGAGGTCGAGGGCGTCGAGAGCGTCGAAGTCGAGAACGTCGGCCGCATCTAA
- a CDS encoding cystathionine gamma-synthase encodes MDDSEESTTKRIETRAIHAGQVPDEETGALMTPIHANSTYVQDAPGEHRGYEYSRTGNPTRTDLEANLASLEGGEFGRAFSSGMGAINTVCNLLESGDHVVTGEDVYGGTHRIFTQVYEDYDIEFTFVDMTDLDEIEAAFRENTELLWLETPTNPLMSIVDIEGASAIAHEHDALCAIDNTFATPYLQRPLELGADVVCHSLTKYLGGHSDVVAGALVTDDADLDERFGFYQNSVGATPGPFDCFLVLRGTKTLPVRMDRHCENARKIAGWLDDHADVDRVFYPGLESHPGHEIAAEQMDDFGGMLSFELNGTLEEASTLVSETEVFTLAESLGGVESLIEQPAPMTHAAIPREERVAAGLTDGLIRVSVGIENGEDLIADLEQAIDTAVN; translated from the coding sequence ATGGACGACTCCGAGGAATCCACCACGAAGCGAATCGAGACCCGCGCGATCCACGCCGGGCAGGTCCCCGACGAGGAGACGGGCGCGCTCATGACGCCGATCCACGCCAACTCGACGTACGTGCAGGACGCCCCCGGCGAGCATCGCGGCTACGAGTATTCCCGTACCGGGAACCCCACCCGGACGGATCTGGAGGCGAACCTCGCCTCGCTCGAGGGCGGCGAGTTCGGGCGGGCCTTCTCCTCGGGGATGGGTGCGATCAACACCGTCTGTAACCTGCTCGAATCCGGCGATCACGTCGTCACCGGCGAGGACGTCTACGGCGGGACCCACCGCATCTTCACGCAGGTCTACGAGGACTACGACATCGAGTTTACGTTCGTGGACATGACCGACCTCGACGAGATCGAGGCGGCGTTCCGAGAGAACACGGAGCTACTGTGGCTCGAAACGCCCACGAATCCACTCATGTCGATCGTCGACATCGAGGGCGCGAGCGCGATTGCACACGAACACGACGCGCTCTGCGCGATCGACAACACCTTCGCCACGCCGTACCTCCAGCGCCCGCTCGAACTCGGCGCGGACGTGGTCTGTCACTCGCTGACGAAGTACCTCGGCGGGCATTCGGACGTGGTCGCCGGCGCGCTAGTGACCGACGACGCGGACCTCGACGAGCGCTTCGGCTTCTACCAGAACTCCGTGGGCGCGACGCCCGGTCCCTTCGACTGTTTTCTGGTCCTCCGGGGGACGAAGACCTTGCCTGTGAGAATGGATCGTCACTGCGAGAACGCCCGGAAGATCGCGGGGTGGCTCGACGATCACGCCGACGTGGATAGGGTGTTCTATCCCGGCCTCGAATCGCATCCGGGCCACGAGATCGCCGCCGAGCAGATGGACGACTTCGGCGGGATGTTGAGCTTCGAACTCAACGGCACCCTCGAAGAGGCGAGCACCCTCGTCTCCGAGACGGAGGTGTTCACGCTGGCCGAGAGCCTCGGCGGTGTCGAGAGCCTGATCGAGCAGCCCGCGCCGATGACCCACGCGGCGATTCCCCGCGAGGAGCGGGTCGCGGCGGGGCTCACCGACGGCCTGATCCGGGTGAGCGTCGGCATCGAGAACGGCGAGGACCTGATCGCGGATCTGGAGCAGGCGATCGACACCGCCGTGAACTGA
- a CDS encoding 50S ribosomal protein L21e, with protein sequence MPSSNGPLNGTRKKLSNHPRERGTSPPQRAVARYEEGQRVHLKIDPSVPEGRFHPRFNGHTGVVAGKQGTAYKVEITDGGKRKTLIAKPAHLRAQE encoded by the coding sequence ATGCCGAGTTCGAACGGACCCCTCAACGGCACACGCAAGAAACTCTCGAACCACCCGCGCGAGCGCGGGACCTCGCCGCCACAGCGCGCGGTCGCACGCTACGAGGAGGGCCAGCGCGTCCACCTCAAGATCGACCCGAGCGTCCCCGAGGGACGGTTCCACCCCCGGTTCAACGGTCACACCGGCGTCGTCGCCGGCAAACAGGGCACCGCGTACAAGGTCGAGATCACCGACGGCGGCAAGCGAAAGACGCTGATCGCCAAACCCGCCCACCTGCGCGCTCAGGAATGA
- a CDS encoding RNA polymerase Rpb4 family protein, producing MTIFKEVLDEEYLTVSETKALLSDVEAERAADPDREMRYELARAIEHVNRFAFLSPEDANALVSDLREFEKVNESTAYKIADLLPRDRDELRSVYAQERYSLSGDELDEILNVVSQYA from the coding sequence ATGACGATCTTCAAGGAGGTGCTCGACGAGGAGTATCTCACCGTCTCGGAGACCAAGGCGCTACTCTCGGACGTGGAGGCCGAGCGCGCCGCCGATCCCGACCGGGAGATGCGCTACGAACTCGCGCGTGCGATCGAGCACGTCAACCGGTTTGCGTTCCTCTCGCCCGAGGACGCGAACGCGCTCGTCTCGGACCTGCGGGAGTTCGAGAAGGTGAACGAGTCGACCGCCTACAAGATCGCGGACCTCCTGCCGCGGGACCGCGACGAGCTGCGCTCGGTGTACGCCCAGGAGCGCTACTCGCTCTCGGGCGACGAACTCGACGAGATCCTCAACGTCGTCTCGCAGTACGCGTAG
- a CDS encoding DUF655 domain-containing protein encodes MSESDATPAEDAIVLDYLPHGRADDDRPGYQKPPIAFALDSERFSLSELTLTDDAGVKIGDRLDLSAPPEGVESVRSVDYADISSGARSELEYVIEDLVEEEEDRFVAFYNDAQPITLRLHQLNLLPGIGKKLRNSILDERKRKPFESFEDLDDRVTGLHDPKGVLADRILEELREDELKYRLFAREE; translated from the coding sequence ATGAGCGAGAGCGACGCTACCCCTGCAGAGGACGCGATCGTCCTCGATTACCTCCCCCACGGTCGCGCCGACGACGACCGGCCGGGCTACCAGAAACCCCCGATCGCGTTCGCCCTCGACAGCGAGCGGTTCTCCCTCTCCGAACTGACGCTCACCGACGACGCCGGGGTCAAGATCGGGGACCGCCTCGATCTCTCTGCCCCGCCCGAGGGCGTCGAGAGCGTCCGCTCCGTCGACTACGCGGACATCTCGAGCGGTGCGCGCTCGGAACTGGAGTACGTCATCGAGGACCTCGTCGAGGAGGAAGAAGACCGGTTCGTCGCCTTCTACAACGACGCCCAGCCGATCACCCTCCGGCTCCACCAGCTCAACCTGCTGCCGGGGATCGGCAAGAAACTCAGGAACTCGATCCTCGACGAACGCAAGCGAAAGCCCTTCGAGAGCTTCGAAGACCTCGACGACCGGGTGACGGGGCTTCACGACCCGAAGGGCGTCCTCGCCGATCGGATCCTCGAGGAGTTGCGTGAGGACGAACTCAAATACCGGCTGTTCGCCCGCGAGGAATAA
- a CDS encoding 16S ribosomal RNA methyltransferase A translates to MRDPDGLLARAGVRGDPNADQHFLVDDRVLDRLPEYATGIGADLTHVLEIGAGTGALTDRLCRVADHVTAIERDRDLVSFLRREFVTEIEEGRLTVIEGDALDVSLPEFTACVSNLPYGVSSRIAFRLFPEKRPLVLMFQREFAERMVAEPDTPEYGRLSVSAQHYADPEIVETVPKEAFSPPPAVESAVVRARPRDPEYTVSDEAFFLRFVKALFTQRRKTLRNAIRNTGHISGLEEPEAVVEAADEGLMGRRAGTLAPAEFAALCELALERGDPE, encoded by the coding sequence ATGAGAGACCCGGACGGACTGCTCGCTCGCGCCGGGGTTCGCGGCGACCCGAACGCCGACCAGCACTTCCTCGTCGACGACCGCGTGCTCGATCGGCTCCCGGAGTACGCCACCGGGATCGGCGCGGATCTCACCCACGTCCTCGAGATCGGTGCCGGTACCGGCGCGCTGACCGACAGGCTCTGTCGCGTCGCCGATCACGTCACCGCGATCGAGCGCGACCGGGACCTCGTCTCGTTTCTCCGCCGCGAGTTCGTAACCGAGATCGAGGAGGGGCGTCTCACCGTGATCGAGGGCGACGCCCTCGACGTGTCGCTCCCGGAGTTCACGGCCTGCGTCTCGAACCTCCCGTACGGCGTTTCCAGCCGGATCGCGTTTCGCCTGTTCCCCGAAAAGCGACCGCTCGTGTTGATGTTCCAGCGGGAGTTCGCGGAACGGATGGTGGCAGAACCGGACACGCCCGAGTACGGCCGGCTGTCGGTCTCGGCCCAGCACTACGCCGACCCCGAGATCGTCGAGACCGTCCCGAAGGAGGCGTTCTCACCCCCGCCGGCGGTCGAGAGCGCGGTCGTCCGGGCTCGCCCCAGAGACCCCGAGTACACCGTCTCGGACGAGGCGTTCTTCCTGCGGTTCGTCAAGGCGCTGTTCACCCAGCGGCGCAAAACCCTCCGGAACGCGATCCGCAACACGGGCCATATCTCCGGGCTCGAGGAACCGGAGGCGGTCGTCGAGGCCGCGGACGAGGGGTTGATGGGACGGCGTGCCGGAACCCTCGCGCCCGCCGAGTTCGCCGCGCTGTGTGAGTTGGCGCTCGAACGGGGCGATCCCGAGTGA
- a CDS encoding mechanosensitive ion channel family protein, with protein sequence MSGVLAGLDVLAERYPTVPTRIAITLLAVAVVSLVSWSVARLRRLPDDEVQSTVVDLAGSIVIAGSLLGAIAVVIGVWGQAGTVAFAFDQANLDAGTFSRVVLTIGLLVGTFVFVRFLKGLLTELLGGHETVSEHQLEVTYRLTQVGTYLLAGLVALGLWNVNLSGLLIGAGVLGAILGLAAQQTLASIFAGFVLMFSRPFEIGDWVEIGEQEGIVSDITIVSTRIQTFDGEYMIVPNDEVSSQTINNRSKKGRLRLRVPVGVDYDTDLDRAEAVIREAISDLDSLMRVPTPQIAVTGFGDSSIDFEVRFWIDKPSARRRWRAKQAVIKAIADAFEREGISIPFPQRSLSDRNGRFETARGTGEQRDLHTRATAEGPGDHRSASERGSEEGEE encoded by the coding sequence GTGAGCGGGGTCCTCGCCGGGTTGGACGTTCTGGCCGAGCGCTACCCGACGGTTCCGACGCGAATCGCGATCACGCTTCTGGCGGTCGCGGTCGTCTCGCTGGTGAGTTGGAGCGTCGCCCGCCTTCGTCGGCTACCCGACGACGAGGTGCAGTCCACCGTCGTCGATCTGGCCGGTTCGATCGTCATCGCCGGTTCGCTGCTCGGGGCGATCGCCGTCGTGATCGGGGTCTGGGGGCAGGCCGGCACCGTCGCGTTCGCGTTCGATCAGGCGAACCTCGACGCCGGGACGTTCAGTCGCGTGGTATTGACGATCGGCCTGCTCGTCGGGACGTTCGTCTTCGTGCGCTTCCTCAAGGGGCTACTCACCGAACTGCTCGGCGGCCACGAGACGGTCAGCGAACACCAACTGGAGGTGACCTACCGGCTCACGCAGGTCGGGACCTACCTGCTCGCCGGTCTCGTCGCTCTCGGGCTCTGGAACGTAAACCTGAGCGGCTTGTTGATCGGGGCCGGCGTCCTCGGTGCGATCCTCGGGCTCGCGGCCCAGCAGACGCTCGCGTCGATCTTCGCGGGGTTCGTCCTGATGTTCTCGCGGCCCTTCGAGATCGGTGACTGGGTCGAGATCGGCGAACAGGAGGGGATCGTCAGCGACATCACGATCGTCAGCACCCGGATCCAGACGTTCGACGGCGAGTACATGATCGTCCCGAACGACGAGGTGAGTTCCCAGACGATCAACAACCGCTCGAAGAAGGGGCGCCTGCGCCTTCGGGTCCCGGTCGGCGTCGACTACGACACCGACCTCGACCGGGCCGAAGCGGTCATCCGCGAGGCGATCTCGGATCTCGACTCGCTCATGCGGGTGCCGACCCCGCAGATCGCCGTCACCGGGTTCGGCGACTCCTCGATCGACTTCGAGGTCCGCTTCTGGATCGACAAGCCGAGCGCGCGCCGGCGCTGGCGGGCGAAACAGGCCGTGATTAAGGCGATCGCCGACGCGTTCGAGCGCGAGGGGATCTCGATCCCGTTCCCACAACGCTCCCTCTCGGATCGGAACGGCCGGTTCGAGACGGCCCGCGGGACGGGCGAGCAACGCGACCTCCATACGCGAGCCACCGCGGAGGGACCTGGAGATCACCGATCCGCCTCGGAACGAGGCTCCGAGGAGGGTGAGGAGTGA
- a CDS encoding HemK2/MTQ2 family protein methyltransferase, whose translation MTRDLAERRGLETEVYGAAEDSALLADAAVETVEPGWTVLDCGTGSGHVGGRVAERGARVIASDLNPHACERARDRGLEAVRGDLLAPFRRGVFDAVAFNPPYLPTDPEAEWDDWMEVALSGGESGRAVIEPFLDSVGRVLAPEGIALLLVSSLTGFETVVEYAENRGFEAGVVAEESFPFETLSVLELAR comes from the coding sequence GTGACCCGAGACCTCGCCGAGCGCCGCGGGCTCGAAACCGAGGTCTACGGGGCCGCCGAGGACTCCGCGCTCCTCGCCGACGCGGCGGTCGAAACGGTCGAACCCGGATGGACCGTCCTCGACTGCGGCACCGGTTCGGGCCACGTCGGCGGGCGGGTCGCCGAACGCGGCGCGCGCGTGATCGCCTCCGACCTCAACCCCCACGCCTGCGAGCGGGCCCGCGATCGGGGGCTCGAAGCCGTCCGTGGGGACCTCCTCGCCCCCTTCCGTCGGGGCGTCTTCGACGCCGTGGCGTTCAATCCACCCTATCTGCCGACCGATCCCGAGGCCGAGTGGGACGACTGGATGGAGGTCGCGCTCTCGGGCGGCGAGTCCGGCCGCGCGGTGATCGAACCCTTCCTCGACTCGGTGGGGCGGGTACTCGCGCCCGAGGGCATCGCCCTGTTGCTCGTCAGCAGCCTCACGGGGTTCGAAACGGTCGTCGAGTACGCCGAAAACAGGGGCTTCGAGGCGGGCGTCGTCGCCGAGGAGTCGTTCCCCTTCGAGACGCTGTCGGTACTGGAACTGGCTCGATAG
- a CDS encoding 5-methyltetrahydropteroyltriglutamate--homocysteine methyltransferase: protein MSIVTTTPGLYPLPDWGKDALSGLKGHQKGDLIGGDEDEEITAVYDEIREELIADQREAGLDLVVEGQARWDDMLAHPLAVHENVETRGIVRYYDNNNFYRDPVVTGELTESGDVARELRSASELTDSLQAVLPGPYSLADLATDEHYGEGEFLDAIADFLAGELAAFPSHETLFLLEPSLVENPPEDGEDERASEAIDRVAAATDADVIVHTYWGALEEKVHAHLLDADIDAVGYDFVSDVDDNLYNIQEYGTKDSIALGLLDGQNTLVESPETIAERIDWIGERLPAEEFETTYVTTNTELFYLPENKYKEKLAALGEVAAREEVTA, encoded by the coding sequence ATGAGTATCGTCACGACCACACCGGGGCTGTACCCCCTTCCCGACTGGGGGAAGGACGCCCTCTCGGGGCTGAAGGGCCACCAGAAGGGCGACCTGATCGGGGGCGACGAGGACGAGGAGATCACCGCGGTCTACGACGAGATCCGCGAGGAGTTGATCGCGGACCAGCGCGAGGCCGGACTCGACCTCGTGGTCGAAGGACAGGCCCGCTGGGACGACATGCTCGCCCATCCGCTCGCGGTCCACGAGAACGTCGAGACCCGCGGGATCGTCCGGTACTACGACAACAACAACTTCTACCGCGACCCCGTGGTGACGGGCGAACTGACCGAGAGCGGCGACGTCGCCCGCGAACTCCGGTCGGCGAGCGAACTGACCGACTCGCTGCAGGCCGTCCTGCCGGGGCCGTACTCGCTCGCGGACCTCGCGACCGACGAACACTACGGCGAGGGCGAGTTCCTCGACGCGATCGCGGACTTCCTCGCCGGCGAACTCGCGGCGTTCCCGTCCCACGAGACGCTCTTTCTCCTCGAACCGTCGCTCGTCGAGAACCCGCCCGAAGACGGCGAGGACGAGCGCGCGAGCGAGGCGATCGATCGCGTGGCCGCGGCGACCGACGCCGACGTGATCGTCCACACCTACTGGGGGGCGCTCGAGGAGAAGGTCCACGCCCACCTGCTCGACGCCGATATCGACGCCGTGGGCTACGACTTCGTCAGCGACGTCGACGACAACCTCTACAACATCCAGGAGTACGGCACCAAGGACTCGATCGCGCTCGGCCTGCTCGACGGGCAGAACACACTGGTAGAAAGCCCCGAGACGATCGCAGAGCGGATCGACTGGATCGGCGAGCGCCTGCCCGCCGAGGAGTTCGAGACCACGTACGTGACGACCAATACCGAATTATTTTACCTTCCCGAGAACAAATATAAAGAAAAGCTCGCGGCGCTGGGCGAGGTCGCCGCCCGAGAGGAGGTGACGGCATGA
- a CDS encoding methionine synthase, giving the protein MKRDQFRRPDHDNETFIMTTVVGSYPKPKWLHRVRDLWEDEEANFDDEDWQEATDDAARVITDEHERAGLDVLVDGEVRRNEMVEFFAHRIEGYEFNGPVKVWGHNYFDKPSVVSEVEYDENWLVEEYEFAAGLTDRPIKIPITGPYTLANWSFNEAYDTEEELAYDLADLVNEEIGKLVDAGARYIQIDEPALATTPDDHAIVGECLERIAEDIHEDVYLGLHVCYGDYSRIYPEILDYPVDEYDLELANGDYEQLEVFKEHEFTGNLALGVTDVHVAEVESVAEIKENIKKGLEVVPADHLTISPDCGLKLLPREVAYEKMANMVRAAREVEAEIDRGEIDVARTPASAD; this is encoded by the coding sequence ATGAAACGCGATCAGTTCCGCCGGCCCGACCACGACAACGAGACGTTCATCATGACGACGGTGGTGGGGAGCTACCCCAAACCCAAGTGGCTCCACCGGGTCCGGGATCTGTGGGAGGATGAGGAAGCGAACTTCGACGACGAGGACTGGCAGGAGGCGACCGACGATGCCGCCCGCGTCATCACCGACGAACACGAGCGGGCGGGGCTGGACGTGCTGGTCGACGGCGAAGTCCGGCGAAACGAGATGGTTGAGTTCTTCGCCCACCGGATCGAGGGCTACGAGTTCAACGGCCCCGTGAAGGTCTGGGGCCACAACTACTTCGACAAGCCCTCGGTGGTCAGTGAGGTCGAGTACGACGAGAACTGGCTGGTCGAGGAGTACGAGTTCGCCGCCGGCCTCACCGACCGACCGATCAAGATCCCGATCACGGGCCCCTACACGCTGGCGAACTGGTCGTTCAACGAGGCCTACGACACCGAGGAGGAACTCGCCTACGACCTCGCGGACCTCGTCAACGAGGAGATCGGAAAGCTCGTCGACGCGGGCGCGCGGTACATCCAGATCGACGAACCCGCGCTGGCGACGACGCCCGACGACCACGCCATCGTCGGTGAGTGTCTCGAACGCATCGCCGAGGACATCCACGAGGACGTCTACCTCGGCCTGCACGTCTGTTACGGCGACTACTCCAGGATCTACCCCGAGATCCTCGACTATCCAGTGGATGAGTACGACCTCGAACTCGCCAACGGCGACTACGAACAGCTCGAGGTCTTCAAAGAGCACGAGTTCACCGGCAACCTCGCGCTCGGCGTCACGGACGTCCACGTCGCCGAGGTCGAGTCGGTCGCCGAGATCAAGGAGAACATCAAGAAGGGGCTCGAAGTCGTGCCCGCCGACCACCTGACGATCTCGCCGGACTGCGGGCTGAAGCTCCTCCCGAGGGAGGTCGCCTACGAGAAGATGGCGAACATGGTGCGGGCCGCCCGCGAGGTCGAAGCCGAGATCGACCGCGGCGAGATCGACGTCGCGCGCACGCCCGCGAGCGCGGACTGA
- a CDS encoding PfkB family carbohydrate kinase produces the protein MGYAELSEMLAADGESQTVTALPDGSVDVYYTAYDVHGERIEDRKTFADRLTEDPPAFPVDRRSTEPGGQAVNMAVQADALGDSVRLFGHLDHPVFDALGVETVSMGQPSRVEVYPMDEDVLFAERSAELADWTIDVFRAVADDPGERLEADAVCCGNWASVPGLTAAFRDLADAPLDGGTLVFDPGPVTVRSTHEIRELFDALSDLESTYDVVLSVNGTELAAAATALDADGDERERLSAIRVETGISAAVLHAAPEAVATTGDGIVAVDNRSVEDPIRKTGAGDRFSAGLAHALAREWGWETALALGNACASYYVETARTADREALREWL, from the coding sequence ATGGGCTACGCCGAACTGTCGGAGATGCTCGCAGCCGACGGGGAGAGCCAAACCGTCACCGCGCTTCCAGACGGGAGCGTCGACGTCTACTACACCGCGTACGACGTCCACGGCGAGCGGATCGAGGACCGCAAGACGTTCGCCGACCGGCTTACCGAGGACCCGCCGGCGTTTCCGGTCGACCGCCGCTCGACCGAACCCGGCGGGCAGGCGGTCAACATGGCCGTCCAGGCCGACGCGCTCGGCGACTCGGTGCGCCTCTTCGGCCACCTCGATCATCCCGTCTTCGATGCCCTCGGGGTCGAGACGGTCTCGATGGGCCAGCCCTCGCGGGTCGAGGTCTACCCGATGGACGAGGACGTGCTCTTCGCCGAGCGCTCGGCCGAACTGGCCGACTGGACGATCGACGTGTTTCGGGCCGTCGCGGACGACCCGGGAGAACGCCTCGAAGCCGATGCCGTCTGCTGTGGCAACTGGGCGTCCGTTCCCGGATTGACGGCGGCGTTTCGCGACCTCGCGGACGCCCCGCTCGATGGCGGTACGCTCGTCTTCGACCCCGGCCCGGTGACGGTCCGCTCGACCCACGAGATCCGGGAGCTGTTCGACGCCCTCTCCGACCTCGAATCCACCTACGACGTGGTTCTGAGCGTCAACGGGACGGAACTCGCGGCGGCGGCGACGGCACTCGACGCCGACGGCGACGAACGCGAGCGGTTGTCGGCCATCCGGGTCGAGACGGGGATCAGTGCCGCGGTGCTCCACGCCGCCCCGGAAGCGGTCGCCACAACGGGGGACGGAATCGTCGCGGTGGACAACCGCTCGGTCGAAGATCCGATCCGAAAGACGGGGGCGGGAGATCGGTTCTCCGCCGGACTCGCCCACGCGCTCGCCCGTGAGTGGGGCTGGGAGACGGCTCTCGCGCTCGGGAACGCGTGTGCGTCGTACTACGTCGAGACGGCCCGAACCGCCGACCGAGAGGCGCTCCGCGAGTGGCTCTGA
- the ndk gene encoding nucleoside-diphosphate kinase, producing the protein MSETERTFVMVKPDGVQRGLIGEIVSRFEERGLKLVAGKFMRIDEELAHEHYGEHEDKPFFEGLVEFITSEPVFAMVWEGQDATRQVRRMMGETDPADSVPGTIRGDFGLDLGRNVIHGSDHADEGANEREIELFFDEEELLDYERVDETWLYE; encoded by the coding sequence ATGAGCGAAACCGAGCGCACCTTCGTGATGGTCAAGCCCGACGGCGTTCAACGGGGTTTAATCGGCGAGATCGTTTCGCGCTTCGAAGAGCGCGGGCTGAAGCTCGTCGCCGGGAAGTTCATGCGGATTGACGAGGAACTCGCCCACGAACACTACGGAGAGCACGAGGACAAGCCCTTCTTCGAGGGGCTCGTCGAGTTCATCACCTCCGAGCCCGTCTTCGCGATGGTCTGGGAGGGCCAGGACGCCACGCGGCAGGTTCGGCGGATGATGGGCGAGACCGACCCTGCCGATTCGGTGCCCGGCACCATCCGCGGCGACTTCGGGTTGGATCTGGGTCGCAACGTCATCCACGGCTCGGACCACGCCGACGAGGGCGCGAACGAGCGCGAGATAGAGCTGTTCTTCGACGAGGAGGAACTGCTCGACTACGAGCGGGTCGACGAGACCTGGCTCTACGAGTAA